In Desulfopila inferna, a single genomic region encodes these proteins:
- a CDS encoding thiolase family protein, whose amino-acid sequence MKDVVIVSACRTAIGTFGGTLRDLNGAVLASITMKEAIRRAGIDPAMIDDIRYGCCMESPDTLNVTRVGSLLAGIPETVTSVTINRVCISGMEAVVSGMAMIQAGMADIILAGGTEHMSSVPYSVPGARWGCRLQDQTFVDNLIHALHCGSHIIPHPEDGPVDATQPPLSMFVGKPYIMGQTAEFIAQHLNITREEMDEVALRSHNEVERAALDGSFADEIVPVEVPQRKKPPIIFDKDEHFRPGMTMEKLRNLPLAFVPEIGTVTAGNSSGINDGSTGMIIMSADKAKELGLNPIARIRAVARGACHPSVMGLSPVPAVRNLLHSSGLALQDFELIEVNEAFAAQYLGCEKELGLNREITNVNGSGIGLGHPVGSTGARIMVTLMYAMKKRHKSLGLATLCGGGGVSMACAIEMV is encoded by the coding sequence CCGGGATTTAAACGGCGCCGTGCTGGCAAGTATAACCATGAAAGAGGCCATTCGGAGAGCCGGAATCGATCCGGCCATGATCGACGATATCCGCTATGGCTGCTGCATGGAATCCCCGGACACCCTGAACGTCACCAGGGTTGGTTCGCTGCTGGCCGGAATTCCGGAAACCGTTACCTCGGTCACCATAAATAGAGTCTGCATCTCAGGTATGGAGGCCGTGGTCTCGGGCATGGCCATGATCCAGGCCGGTATGGCGGACATCATTCTTGCCGGCGGCACCGAGCATATGTCCAGCGTGCCCTATTCCGTTCCGGGAGCCCGTTGGGGCTGCCGTCTTCAGGACCAGACCTTCGTGGATAACCTGATCCATGCCCTGCATTGCGGCTCCCATATCATCCCTCATCCCGAAGACGGGCCGGTGGATGCCACACAGCCCCCGCTCAGCATGTTTGTCGGCAAACCCTACATTATGGGGCAGACTGCTGAATTTATCGCCCAGCATCTAAATATCACCAGGGAAGAGATGGACGAAGTCGCCCTGCGCAGCCATAATGAGGTGGAGCGGGCTGCATTGGATGGTTCCTTTGCCGACGAGATTGTTCCCGTAGAGGTCCCCCAAAGGAAGAAGCCTCCCATTATCTTTGATAAAGACGAACATTTCAGACCCGGCATGACCATGGAAAAACTGAGGAATTTACCACTGGCCTTTGTTCCGGAGATCGGTACTGTCACCGCCGGTAATTCCAGCGGCATCAATGACGGTTCCACGGGAATGATCATAATGTCGGCGGATAAGGCGAAAGAGCTCGGACTCAACCCCATTGCCAGAATCAGAGCAGTGGCCAGAGGAGCCTGTCATCCCTCGGTTATGGGTCTGTCGCCGGTTCCTGCGGTGCGTAATCTTCTCCATTCTTCCGGGTTGGCTCTTCAGGATTTTGAGCTTATCGAGGTCAACGAGGCCTTTGCCGCCCAGTATCTGGGATGTGAGAAAGAGCTGGGTCTCAATCGGGAGATCACCAACGTCAACGGTTCCGGTATCGGTTTAGGGCACCCGGTGGGTTCGACCGGCGCCCGCATCATGGTAACCTTAATGTACGCCATGAAAAAACGTCATAAATCTCTGGGCTTGGCAACACTTTGTGGTGGTGGAGGAGTATCCATGGCGTGTGCCATTGAAATGGTTTAA
- a CDS encoding acyl-CoA dehydrogenase family protein, which produces MIFASEAVVYRLAGMIDDRLAILNRETADYYVQYQKGIEEYAAECALAKVFCTESAALAIDEMLQVHGGYGYIGEYPIEQLYRDERVQRIYEGTNEINRLLIAGMCLRKGVNAKGPGSAVEAAAEGLFAAEKNLLKGMKRIYPELTDHIHHKFGAKAAGEQEIMLTLADAVIQIFALESALLRAEKATAAATERQQKFYRAVVGICAFRSKQQFVNAVGKYAAFIDDDTLLSLSETIITYSARGLLEAKRLIAEATNQAGKYIF; this is translated from the coding sequence ATGATTTTTGCTTCCGAGGCAGTCGTCTATCGTCTGGCGGGCATGATCGATGATCGTCTTGCTATTCTCAACAGGGAAACCGCTGATTATTACGTCCAATACCAGAAAGGCATTGAGGAGTATGCCGCGGAATGTGCCCTTGCCAAGGTCTTCTGCACCGAGTCGGCAGCTCTGGCTATTGATGAAATGCTGCAGGTTCACGGAGGGTACGGCTATATTGGGGAATACCCCATTGAGCAGCTTTACCGTGACGAGCGGGTGCAGAGAATTTATGAAGGAACCAATGAAATCAATCGCCTGTTGATTGCCGGGATGTGTTTACGTAAGGGAGTCAATGCAAAGGGTCCGGGCTCGGCCGTTGAGGCTGCAGCTGAAGGACTCTTTGCTGCAGAAAAGAACCTTCTCAAAGGAATGAAGCGCATATACCCGGAACTTACAGATCACATTCACCATAAATTCGGAGCCAAGGCAGCAGGCGAGCAGGAAATTATGCTCACTCTGGCCGATGCGGTAATCCAGATATTCGCCTTGGAAAGCGCTTTGCTGCGTGCCGAAAAAGCAACTGCTGCAGCAACTGAGAGGCAGCAAAAATTTTATCGCGCAGTGGTCGGAATCTGCGCCTTTCGGTCAAAACAGCAGTTTGTCAATGCTGTTGGAAAATATGCGGCGTTCATTGATGACGATACCCTGCTTAGTTTAAGCGAAACTATAATTACCTACTCTGCAAGGGGTTTGCTGGAAGCTAAACGATTGATTGCCGAGGCAACCAACCAGGCAGGAAAGTATATTTTCTAA
- the rd gene encoding rubredoxin — protein MDKWVCTVCGYVYDPAAGDPDGGVEPGTAWEDVPGDWLCPICGASKDDFDKEG, from the coding sequence ATGGATAAATGGGTATGTACGGTTTGCGGGTATGTTTATGATCCGGCTGCTGGAGATCCGGATGGCGGTGTAGAACCGGGCACAGCCTGGGAAGATGTTCCTGGCGACTGGCTCTGCCCGATTTGCGGAGCCTCCAAGGATGATTTCGATAAAGAAGGATAA
- a CDS encoding sulfite oxidase: protein MKESMRVMTEKPLNAETPKEFLKSWITANAVFFKRNQGEIPEKPIDLSEWILEIGGEVQTPLRVDFENLLRMPKVIAANTMECSGNSRSLLDQKAAGNPWTIGGVGNAVWGGVLLKTLLEEAGPTVDAGNVAFEGFDAPLGKAQIKFIRSIPLEKAMSSTMLAYEMNGEPLPLKHGFPLRALALGWTGANCVKWLKKITLLQKPFEGFFMDNVYRIYDKGQDPKTGTTVTAISLKSIITQPETGAILPAGRITILGAAYAGETDIEKVEISTDDGNSWQPATFIGPQEPYSWRQWQYICTISQPGEYSVLSRATACTGKKQPMQATWNKLGYGNNGVREHGISFRVS from the coding sequence ATGAAAGAATCAATGCGAGTAATGACGGAAAAACCACTTAATGCCGAGACCCCAAAGGAATTTTTAAAATCCTGGATAACCGCAAACGCGGTGTTTTTTAAAAGAAACCAGGGAGAAATACCGGAAAAACCAATTGACCTCTCTGAATGGATTCTTGAAATCGGCGGAGAAGTACAAACTCCTCTGCGGGTCGACTTTGAAAATCTGCTGCGCATGCCAAAAGTGATTGCCGCCAACACCATGGAGTGTTCGGGCAACAGTCGATCTCTGCTTGATCAGAAAGCTGCCGGCAATCCCTGGACAATAGGCGGTGTTGGAAACGCTGTGTGGGGTGGGGTCCTGCTCAAAACTCTTCTTGAGGAGGCGGGGCCAACGGTTGATGCCGGTAATGTCGCCTTCGAAGGATTCGATGCGCCGCTGGGCAAAGCCCAGATCAAGTTTATCCGCAGCATTCCTCTGGAAAAAGCCATGTCATCCACCATGCTTGCCTATGAAATGAATGGGGAACCGCTTCCGCTGAAGCACGGCTTTCCTCTTCGTGCGCTGGCCCTGGGCTGGACCGGAGCGAATTGCGTAAAATGGCTCAAAAAGATCACCCTGCTGCAAAAACCGTTTGAAGGTTTTTTCATGGATAATGTTTACCGGATCTACGATAAGGGTCAGGATCCAAAGACAGGAACAACGGTAACCGCGATCAGCCTGAAATCGATAATTACCCAGCCTGAAACAGGAGCCATTCTTCCGGCGGGCAGGATCACGATTCTGGGCGCTGCTTATGCAGGTGAAACAGATATAGAGAAAGTGGAAATTTCAACAGACGATGGCAACAGCTGGCAGCCTGCAACCTTCATCGGTCCGCAGGAACCTTACTCCTGGCGGCAATGGCAATATATCTGCACTATTTCACAACCCGGGGAGTATTCAGTGTTATCCCGCGCCACCGCCTGCACTGGGAAGAAACAGCCGATGCAGGCTACCTGGAACAAGCTGGGCTACGGTAACAACGGGGTTAGAGAACACGGAATAAGCTTCCGTGTTTCATAA
- a CDS encoding AAA family ATPase produces MYTSFYKLSELPFNISTDTRFLWRGEKHEEALANLKYGLLEANGYVVLTGDVGTGKTTLVNALIENLDDNVIVANINHPTLETVEFFHLVAKTYDPSAEIKSKTEFLFFFKSFLQKSHAAGKVVLLVIDEAHCLSKELLEEIRLLSNMEHAGMKLINIFFVGQNEFKESMLCKQFRALRQRITLFYDIEPFSESETLKYVSHRLKVAGAKKQLFTREAIREIQNFTCGYPRLINILCGRCLLTGYVKDSKVIDKAIVMECVNEIRFLDPNASAVPEKNIDMHSDRYPTLTVNELPEPMVSLKNEHPHQEETREDLATKAEDLQGNFRKTHRKKNRLPVMPIVLLGFLGLGFYGAALTMDIDLKGEAAAILERLDKFDWMNDVQESKKTARPDISLIAEQQRGEVHQLAIGQLPEVPEKLLTPKPNQSKEIEEEVAAPKNLTVAAEEPVREETAPAKLSPPEEQSPAASQSAEIKAVEPSQLPQSTTLELASAALQRNNFQTAIDLLEADKNSAGAADSKKTYAKALVGRAEQLMAGSPVEAEILFHKAVEVDPENIKAHFNLGKIYTRSKEYALAIDAYRKAGTLDPGMSDAFFNLGFIYATTGMYEDAEKLFLRVVGLEPDYLDKALFNLAVIQEKLGKNRECLDNLKMAVRINPENQKVRDYLKRFSGPAEEIVR; encoded by the coding sequence ATGTACACTTCATTTTACAAATTGTCGGAACTGCCATTCAATATCAGCACTGATACACGGTTTCTCTGGCGTGGGGAAAAGCACGAGGAGGCCCTGGCCAATCTTAAATACGGTCTGCTGGAAGCCAATGGCTATGTGGTACTGACAGGGGATGTCGGAACAGGAAAAACAACCCTGGTCAATGCTCTTATCGAGAATCTGGATGACAATGTGATCGTTGCAAATATCAATCATCCTACACTTGAGACAGTCGAGTTCTTTCATCTGGTGGCCAAGACCTATGATCCTTCGGCAGAAATAAAAAGCAAGACCGAGTTTCTCTTTTTCTTTAAATCGTTCCTGCAAAAATCTCATGCTGCAGGCAAGGTCGTTCTCCTGGTCATTGATGAGGCTCACTGCCTGTCCAAAGAACTTCTCGAGGAGATCCGCCTGCTCTCCAATATGGAGCATGCAGGCATGAAGTTAATCAATATTTTCTTTGTCGGACAGAATGAATTCAAGGAATCGATGCTGTGCAAGCAGTTCAGGGCGCTGCGCCAGAGAATTACACTCTTTTATGATATAGAACCCTTTTCAGAAAGTGAGACTTTGAAATATGTGTCACACCGACTGAAGGTTGCCGGTGCCAAGAAACAGTTGTTTACCCGGGAGGCGATACGCGAGATTCAGAATTTTACATGCGGATATCCGCGGTTGATCAATATTCTGTGCGGCCGCTGCCTGCTGACAGGCTATGTCAAGGACAGTAAAGTCATAGATAAAGCTATTGTGATGGAGTGCGTTAATGAGATCCGTTTCCTGGATCCGAATGCCTCGGCGGTTCCGGAAAAAAATATCGATATGCATTCCGACCGATATCCTACCCTTACGGTAAACGAGTTGCCCGAACCGATGGTGAGCTTGAAAAACGAACATCCTCATCAGGAAGAAACTCGTGAAGATCTCGCAACAAAGGCGGAAGACCTTCAGGGGAATTTCAGAAAAACACATCGTAAAAAGAACCGACTTCCTGTGATGCCTATAGTGCTGCTGGGATTTTTGGGTCTAGGTTTTTATGGGGCCGCCCTCACTATGGATATAGATTTAAAGGGTGAGGCCGCGGCAATTTTGGAAAGATTAGATAAATTTGACTGGATGAATGATGTTCAGGAATCGAAGAAAACAGCGAGACCAGATATATCCTTAATTGCCGAGCAGCAGCGAGGTGAGGTTCATCAGTTAGCCATCGGGCAGTTACCTGAAGTTCCCGAAAAGTTGCTTACACCAAAACCAAATCAGTCGAAAGAGATAGAAGAAGAAGTGGCTGCGCCAAAAAACCTGACGGTTGCGGCAGAGGAGCCTGTGCGGGAAGAGACTGCCCCTGCCAAATTATCGCCTCCGGAGGAACAATCACCGGCTGCATCTCAATCAGCTGAAATTAAGGCAGTAGAACCCTCGCAGCTGCCTCAGTCAACGACCCTGGAACTGGCCTCCGCAGCATTGCAGAGGAATAATTTTCAGACAGCAATTGATTTACTGGAAGCTGACAAAAACAGTGCCGGTGCAGCTGACTCGAAGAAGACATATGCCAAAGCCCTGGTTGGCCGTGCCGAACAGCTTATGGCGGGCTCTCCGGTTGAAGCCGAAATTTTGTTTCACAAAGCCGTCGAAGTAGATCCTGAGAATATAAAAGCACACTTTAATCTAGGAAAAATCTATACCCGCTCCAAGGAGTATGCGCTGGCTATTGATGCATACCGGAAAGCCGGAACATTGGATCCTGGTATGTCGGATGCGTTTTTCAATCTCGGTTTCATTTATGCGACAACGGGAATGTATGAAGATGCCGAAAAACTGTTTTTGCGGGTTGTTGGTCTGGAACCCGATTATCTTGATAAAGCGCTTTTTAATCTTGCAGTAATTCAGGAAAAACTTGGTAAAAACAGAGAATGCCTTGATAATTTGAAAATGGCGGTGAGGATTAATCCGGAAAATCAAAAAGTCCGGGATTATTTAAAGCGTTTTTCCGGGCCTGCTGAGGAGATTGTACGATGA
- a CDS encoding LysM peptidoglycan-binding domain-containing protein: MKIIKIAVTWLIFAFSVFWFSGCSVVEPVGLGDKPSQASSEEYLTHIITRQGENLTTISMWYTGSGKNWQRIAEVNSLIDPRRIRIGDKILIPENLLITRETMPIDYLELIAENEVVVPQSPAPTPPPAEVELFGPIDTVTPAGSPGEGDSVLPLETIE, translated from the coding sequence ATGAAGATAATCAAAATAGCTGTTACCTGGCTGATATTTGCATTCAGTGTATTCTGGTTTTCCGGCTGCAGTGTGGTCGAGCCCGTCGGTTTGGGAGATAAGCCTTCCCAGGCGTCATCCGAAGAATATTTGACCCATATAATTACACGTCAGGGAGAAAATCTTACTACCATCTCCATGTGGTATACGGGATCAGGGAAAAACTGGCAGCGCATTGCAGAAGTAAATTCATTGATTGATCCTCGACGTATCCGGATCGGTGATAAAATTCTCATACCGGAAAATTTGTTGATAACGCGCGAAACGATGCCGATCGATTATCTTGAACTCATTGCTGAAAATGAAGTGGTGGTGCCTCAATCTCCCGCACCAACTCCTCCCCCGGCCGAGGTCGAACTTTTCGGCCCCATTGATACAGTGACGCCGGCCGGCAGTCCGGGGGAAGGCGATTCAGTCCTTCCTCTGGAAACCATCGAATAA
- a CDS encoding M15 family metallopeptidase, whose translation MKSTSPSVEAPQPEAQVVTKVKPEASLAQAPKAAGQVVESTTTTKPPVVEKTVGPVGIEVIGADRQKKVFEFVVIEGENYPVPDPWKGRKIGEKPNMSALRQIPVAYTLNQSKLYLHEKALEAFVEMAQSAQEDDVHLQVHSGFRSKNYQQKIFSKLMAGGRTWEDLVRYVAPPGYSEHMLGFSVDLYPSNWQFASTKAYDWLKEHGESFGFSETYPQFGQEGYPWEAWHWRFSPSSKAVVKHSPAKDEIIEK comes from the coding sequence ATGAAATCCACTTCCCCGTCTGTTGAAGCACCACAACCTGAGGCACAGGTCGTGACAAAGGTAAAACCTGAGGCTTCGCTTGCTCAAGCGCCGAAAGCAGCCGGGCAGGTTGTAGAGTCGACAACTACCACTAAACCACCAGTTGTTGAGAAAACAGTCGGACCGGTTGGCATTGAAGTTATCGGTGCCGATAGACAGAAAAAGGTCTTCGAGTTTGTGGTAATCGAAGGAGAAAACTATCCTGTACCGGATCCCTGGAAGGGCAGGAAGATCGGTGAGAAACCGAATATGTCTGCGTTGAGGCAGATTCCGGTGGCCTATACCCTGAATCAGTCAAAACTCTACCTTCATGAAAAGGCCTTGGAAGCCTTTGTCGAAATGGCGCAGAGCGCCCAAGAGGATGATGTCCATCTACAGGTTCATTCCGGTTTTCGCAGCAAGAATTATCAGCAAAAGATCTTCAGTAAACTTATGGCCGGGGGCAGAACCTGGGAGGATCTTGTACGCTATGTGGCGCCGCCGGGCTATTCAGAACATATGCTTGGCTTTTCCGTGGATCTCTACCCAAGCAATTGGCAGTTTGCCTCGACTAAAGCCTATGATTGGCTGAAAGAGCATGGCGAATCTTTTGGCTTCAGCGAAACGTACCCGCAATTCGGCCAGGAAGGTTATCCCTGGGAAGCCTGGCACTGGCGCTTTTCGCCTTCGTCTAAAGCGGTAGTCAAACACAGTCCCGCAAAAGACGAAATTATAGAAAAATGA
- a CDS encoding GNAT family N-acetyltransferase gives MIRRADRNEHQILTRISFSAKRYWDYPDHYFIIWHDELTITPEYIENHSTFVFETEEDIIGFYSLAEIHTGVNVGEGFLEAGLWLEHMFLLPRYIGRGIGRELFHHCLTICTSMGYDALRILADPNATGFYTKMGCRYKGEFPSTIPGRTTPLLVYPVHKVK, from the coding sequence ATGATTCGACGCGCTGACAGAAATGAGCACCAGATCCTTACCCGTATATCCTTCTCCGCAAAGAGGTATTGGGATTATCCGGATCATTACTTTATTATTTGGCATGATGAGTTGACCATCACCCCTGAATATATTGAAAACCACTCTACCTTTGTTTTCGAGACGGAGGAAGACATTATAGGATTTTATTCACTGGCCGAGATTCATACCGGGGTGAATGTCGGTGAGGGTTTCCTCGAGGCCGGATTGTGGCTCGAGCATATGTTTCTGCTGCCGCGGTATATCGGCAGAGGAATCGGCCGGGAACTTTTCCATCATTGCCTCACGATCTGTACTTCGATGGGATACGACGCTCTGCGTATTCTTGCCGATCCCAATGCGACCGGCTTTTATACCAAAATGGGATGCAGGTACAAAGGAGAGTTTCCATCTACTATTCCGGGCCGAACAACACCTCTCCTGGTATATCCTGTTCATAAAGTCAAGTAG
- a CDS encoding cyclase family protein has product MKVFDLSHTIAPGMTVYPGTEAPQILDTCTVQQDGFAEKKIILHSHNGTHIDAPAHIFENREHLDDLNIDHFCGRAFCLAVSTPVVDCAFLQPMIRDLQDVDFVLLNTGWSKFWGEDSYLRGYPILSENAAKLLCGCGLKGVGFDTLSADRENSRELPIHRILLDKMIIVENLNSLGLLPEPQLFFSCLPLKIAKADGSPVRAVGIYP; this is encoded by the coding sequence ATGAAAGTATTTGATCTCTCTCATACCATAGCCCCCGGCATGACTGTTTACCCCGGAACGGAAGCTCCACAGATTCTTGATACCTGCACTGTGCAGCAGGACGGCTTTGCCGAGAAAAAGATCATCCTGCACAGCCACAACGGAACTCACATCGATGCCCCGGCACATATCTTCGAGAACCGGGAGCATCTGGATGACCTGAACATCGATCATTTCTGCGGCAGGGCTTTCTGCCTTGCCGTATCCACCCCTGTTGTTGACTGTGCATTTCTTCAACCCATGATCAGGGATCTGCAAGATGTCGACTTTGTTCTTTTGAACACCGGCTGGAGTAAATTCTGGGGAGAGGACAGTTACTTGAGAGGCTATCCGATTCTCAGTGAAAATGCGGCAAAACTGCTATGCGGCTGCGGCCTTAAGGGAGTAGGCTTTGATACACTTTCAGCAGATAGAGAAAACTCCAGGGAACTGCCGATACATCGAATTCTGCTCGACAAGATGATCATTGTAGAAAATCTCAACAGCCTTGGGCTGCTCCCTGAACCTCAATTGTTTTTTTCTTGCCTGCCCCTGAAGATAGCAAAGGCCGACGGATCCCCGGTCAGAGCCGTGGGCATCTACCCTTGA
- a CDS encoding NfeD family protein codes for MVLTTAGLLWLVMGGMCIVLGMLVPGFMVFFFGLGALITAVISLMSSVSILTQLVIFLGTSLAMLYLLKNRLEEIFPGDDLSEDE; via the coding sequence ATGGTTTTAACAACCGCAGGATTGCTGTGGCTGGTAATGGGGGGAATGTGTATCGTGCTGGGAATGTTGGTGCCTGGATTTATGGTCTTCTTTTTTGGCCTCGGTGCCTTGATAACCGCCGTAATCTCCCTGATGTCCTCCGTATCGATACTTACCCAGCTCGTAATTTTTCTCGGTACTTCACTGGCCATGTTGTATCTCCTGAAAAATCGACTGGAAGAGATCTTTCCGGGAGATGATTTGTCCGAGGATGAGTAG
- a CDS encoding EamA family transporter: MRKADQEGGEEEKRANHSSLHIHMLMVLCAFLVSTSFTVGKAITEGLDPAVLTLVRFVFATILLFPYVKIFHGLRFSWSLLMRCSIISLCLVIFFWCMFVSLRYTTALNTSIIFTLVPSIAGLYALILLKERLTEAKLVALVCGMAGAVWVIFRGDIGQLLAMQWNKGDVIFLAGCLAMGLYTPLVRLLHRNEPMVVMTFWILVSGSIWLLPVSGRHMLTMDWGAIPPTIWLGVAYLALFTTVITFFLTQYSTTFIGPTRVMAYSYLYPALVLLLDMFLGKGLPELKVIPGVLVVLVAMFVIQRSASKSIG, from the coding sequence GTGAGAAAAGCCGACCAGGAAGGGGGTGAGGAAGAGAAGCGGGCAAATCATTCATCGCTGCATATCCACATGCTCATGGTGCTTTGTGCATTCCTGGTCTCCACTTCATTTACGGTCGGTAAGGCCATAACCGAGGGGCTCGATCCCGCGGTTCTGACGCTGGTACGCTTCGTTTTCGCGACCATATTATTGTTCCCCTATGTCAAGATCTTTCATGGGCTGCGCTTCAGCTGGTCCCTTCTGATGCGCTGCAGCATCATCAGCCTTTGCCTGGTTATCTTCTTCTGGTGCATGTTTGTCTCCCTGCGCTATACAACTGCGCTTAATACCAGCATTATTTTTACCCTGGTACCGTCAATTGCAGGTCTCTATGCCCTCATTCTGTTGAAGGAGAGGTTAACCGAGGCTAAGCTTGTCGCCCTTGTCTGCGGTATGGCGGGTGCTGTATGGGTAATATTCCGAGGTGATATAGGACAGTTGCTGGCTATGCAGTGGAACAAGGGTGATGTAATCTTCCTGGCCGGCTGCCTGGCCATGGGATTGTACACTCCGCTGGTCCGCCTGCTGCACAGGAATGAGCCCATGGTTGTCATGACCTTCTGGATTCTGGTTTCCGGCAGTATCTGGCTTCTCCCCGTTTCCGGCCGTCATATGCTGACGATGGACTGGGGGGCGATTCCGCCCACTATCTGGCTGGGAGTAGCTTACCTGGCCCTGTTTACCACGGTAATAACCTTCTTCCTCACCCAATATTCCACGACTTTCATCGGGCCAACCAGAGTAATGGCTTATTCCTATCTCTATCCGGCTCTGGTTTTGCTTCTCGATATGTTTCTCGGCAAGGGGCTTCCCGAGTTAAAAGTTATTCCAGGGGTTCTGGTGGTGCTGGTGGCCATGTTTGTGATCCAGCGTTCCGCCTCAAAATCAATAGGGTAG
- the thpR gene encoding RNA 2',3'-cyclic phosphodiesterase, producing the protein MMRLFIAVPIPEYIGPLLHEMGRSLPGGRPVPVEQIHITLRFIGEVEGSVYKDIRENLSTVRLSPFSIGIRGVGHFPPRGKPRVIWAGLEPVEELIRLKRKIDACLVQCGIAPDSRKFSPHVSIARLNNAPLKRLTQFLAGNAFLQFDEFDVNCFELYSSRLSPKGAIHTLEERYPLLPY; encoded by the coding sequence ATGATGCGCCTATTTATCGCCGTTCCCATTCCTGAATATATCGGCCCCCTGCTCCATGAAATGGGGCGTTCTCTGCCTGGAGGAAGGCCGGTACCCGTCGAACAGATTCATATTACCCTGCGCTTCATCGGTGAAGTGGAAGGTAGCGTCTATAAAGATATCAGAGAAAATCTCTCCACCGTCCGTCTCAGTCCCTTCAGCATAGGTATCCGGGGAGTAGGACATTTTCCTCCACGGGGCAAACCGCGCGTTATCTGGGCCGGATTGGAACCAGTGGAGGAGCTTATCCGCTTGAAGAGAAAAATCGATGCTTGTCTGGTGCAATGCGGTATAGCGCCGGACAGCAGAAAATTTTCACCCCATGTGTCTATTGCCCGTCTCAATAATGCTCCACTCAAACGGCTGACTCAATTTCTGGCAGGGAATGCTTTCCTGCAGTTCGATGAGTTTGATGTGAATTGTTTTGAGCTTTATTCGAGCAGGCTGTCCCCAAAAGGCGCGATACATACACTTGAGGAGAGATATCCCCTGCTACCCTATTGA
- a CDS encoding YheT family hydrolase — protein MPVLPVPPYVPAFPFTSGHLQTLYPTLFRRKPILDPLPERLETDDGDFIDIDWHLQRKGSYSPRLAVISHGLEGNSRRMNMLGMAACLVEQGWDVICLNFRGCSAEMNRLPRLYHSGVTDDLHRVLRHGLATGNYGQAALLGFSMGGNQTLKYLGESADQVPQAVKAAVVFSVPVQLADSAALMGRWHNRIYMKYFMSGLKKKICLKAAMFPKLYDTAGLAGMKTFAAFDDKYTGPIHGFQGAADYYSKCSAKQFLPAIEVPTLLVQAQDDPFLPLSCYPVEEARDSDNLFLEIPRYGGHVGFIGKRKAANYWLEERTVCFLDDILGAFP, from the coding sequence ATGCCGGTTCTGCCAGTTCCTCCCTATGTCCCAGCCTTCCCTTTCACCAGCGGTCATCTGCAAACGCTCTACCCCACTCTTTTCCGCAGGAAACCTATCCTTGATCCGCTGCCTGAACGATTGGAAACCGACGATGGCGATTTTATTGACATTGACTGGCATTTGCAGCGCAAAGGATCATACTCGCCTCGGCTGGCCGTGATCAGTCACGGTCTCGAAGGAAATTCCAGGCGCATGAACATGCTCGGCATGGCGGCCTGTCTGGTTGAACAGGGATGGGATGTGATCTGTCTCAATTTTCGCGGCTGCTCCGCTGAAATGAACCGGCTGCCCCGCCTCTATCATTCAGGCGTCACCGATGATCTTCACAGAGTTCTCCGCCATGGGCTTGCCACCGGTAATTACGGCCAAGCCGCTCTTCTCGGCTTCAGCATGGGCGGTAATCAAACTTTGAAATATCTGGGCGAGTCAGCTGATCAAGTTCCGCAAGCCGTTAAAGCCGCCGTGGTTTTCTCGGTGCCGGTTCAACTTGCCGACTCCGCTGCTCTCATGGGCCGCTGGCACAACCGCATCTATATGAAATATTTTATGAGCGGCCTGAAGAAGAAAATTTGCCTTAAGGCAGCGATGTTTCCAAAGCTATACGATACCGCAGGACTGGCGGGAATGAAAACCTTCGCCGCTTTCGATGACAAATATACCGGACCCATCCATGGCTTTCAAGGTGCTGCCGATTATTACTCCAAATGTTCGGCAAAACAGTTTCTGCCGGCGATTGAAGTGCCGACGTTGCTTGTTCAGGCGCAGGACGACCCTTTTCTGCCGCTGAGCTGCTATCCTGTTGAGGAAGCACGAGACAGCGATAATCTATTCCTGGAAATACCCAGATATGGCGGCCACGTCGGATTTATCGGCAAGAGGAAGGCTGCGAATTACTGGTTGGAAGAACGGACCGTCTGTTTCCTCGATGACATCCTGGGAGCCTTCCCGTGA